A stretch of Fundicoccus culcitae DNA encodes these proteins:
- a CDS encoding response regulator transcription factor: MSEERKQRILIIEDEKNLARFVDLELQHEGYETKICYDGRSGLDAALNEDWDVILLDLMLPELNGLEVCRRIRPIKDTPIIIMTARDSVIDRVSGLDQGADDYIVKPFAIEELLARLRALFRRIDTEEDQRNANQPTVKYRDLTIEKANRIVKRDNEVIDLTKREYELLLYLMENLNMVKSREVLLDKVWGYKSEVETNVVDVYIRYLRNKIDVPGKDSYIQTVRGTGYVMRT; the protein is encoded by the coding sequence ATGTCAGAGGAACGTAAACAACGGATTTTAATTATTGAGGATGAAAAAAATTTAGCGCGTTTTGTCGACCTTGAACTTCAACATGAAGGTTATGAAACAAAGATTTGCTATGATGGTCGCAGTGGATTAGATGCTGCATTAAATGAGGATTGGGATGTTATATTACTCGATTTAATGTTACCAGAATTAAACGGTCTTGAAGTGTGTCGACGCATTCGTCCGATTAAGGATACACCCATTATTATTATGACAGCCAGAGATTCTGTCATTGATCGCGTGTCAGGTTTAGACCAAGGGGCAGATGACTACATTGTTAAACCATTTGCCATCGAAGAACTATTAGCTCGCTTAAGAGCCCTGTTTCGTCGCATCGATACGGAAGAAGATCAAAGAAATGCGAATCAGCCAACCGTTAAATACCGTGATTTAACGATTGAAAAAGCCAATCGTATCGTTAAACGCGATAATGAGGTTATTGATTTAACCAAACGCGAATATGAATTATTGTTGTATTTAATGGAAAATCTAAACATGGTAAAATCGCGTGAAGTATTGCTAGATAAAGTTTGGGGCTATAAATCAGAAGTAGAAACGAATGTCGTTGATGTGTATATTCGGTATTTACGTAACAAAATTGATGTTCCTGGTAAAGATAGTTATATTCAAACCGTTCGCGGAACGGGATATGTCATGAGAACATAA
- a CDS encoding DUF4044 domain-containing protein, translated as MNSHKPQKSTSKMDKLVKTTAIIMVTVIIVSLVISVLASIQTFM; from the coding sequence ATGAACTCACATAAACCCCAAAAATCGACGAGTAAAATGGATAAACTTGTCAAAACGACGGCTATTATCATGGTAACGGTCATCATCGTATCTTTAGTTATCAGTGTTTTAGCAAGCATTCAAACTTTTATGTAA
- a CDS encoding rhodanese-like domain-containing protein, with the protein MDFLIGLSAVIVLGFLAYGIYKLYLYIIRRMSAKVVDASEIEDKIRRVQLVDVREQAEFDAKHILGARNIPMSQFSMRHKELRKDQPIYLYDDSMSFASRAANILRKSGYKDVYILKGGFSKWFGKVKSNIK; encoded by the coding sequence ATGGATTTTTTAATTGGATTGAGCGCAGTCATTGTTTTAGGTTTTTTGGCGTATGGAATTTATAAACTATATTTATATATAATCCGTCGTATGAGTGCTAAAGTAGTTGATGCTAGTGAAATTGAAGATAAAATTCGGCGTGTGCAACTAGTCGATGTTAGAGAGCAAGCTGAATTTGATGCCAAACATATTTTAGGTGCTCGGAATATCCCAATGTCACAATTTTCGATGCGTCATAAAGAATTACGTAAAGATCAACCCATTTATCTTTACGATGATTCTATGAGTTTTGCTTCTAGAGCAGCTAATATACTCAGAAAAAGTGGCTATAAAGATGTATACATCCTTAAGGGTGGCTTTTCTAAATGGTTTGGAAAAGTAAAATCAAATATAAAATAA
- a CDS encoding ROK family glucokinase, which translates to MSKYILGIDLGGTSVKMAVVTPEGEIMKKWSVGTNIINDGEAIVPDIINSIKEHLELYQLEVADFFGIGMGSPGVVDAENKTVVGAYNLNWTNVQYVGKQIAEAFNIPFYIDNDANVAALGEQWKGAGNGASNVVMVTLGTGIGGGVINEGKIVRGEGGGGEIGHLQITTDMGVQCTCGKTDCLEILASGKGIINLVRYFADRYEGDSKLKHQIDNGEDIGAEDIFSEAQKGDFFANEVVDQWAKYMGLACSHIANVVNPKYIILGGGVSAAGQYLIDVINPYFKKYVFPQIYETTSLRLASIGNDAGVIGAARLVEEAYS; encoded by the coding sequence TTGAGTAAATATATATTGGGTATAGATTTAGGCGGGACTTCCGTAAAAATGGCAGTTGTTACGCCTGAAGGCGAAATTATGAAAAAGTGGAGTGTCGGCACAAATATTATTAATGATGGCGAAGCCATTGTCCCAGATATTATTAATTCAATTAAAGAACATTTAGAATTATATCAACTTGAAGTGGCTGATTTTTTTGGCATCGGAATGGGTTCACCAGGAGTAGTTGATGCCGAAAATAAAACGGTTGTTGGCGCTTATAATCTAAATTGGACAAACGTTCAATATGTTGGTAAACAAATCGCTGAAGCCTTCAATATCCCATTTTATATTGATAATGATGCCAATGTTGCTGCGTTAGGAGAACAATGGAAAGGTGCCGGAAATGGTGCATCTAATGTGGTCATGGTTACCTTAGGTACAGGTATTGGTGGCGGCGTTATTAACGAAGGTAAAATTGTCCGCGGCGAAGGTGGTGGCGGGGAAATTGGTCACCTTCAAATCACCACGGATATGGGTGTTCAATGTACGTGTGGAAAAACAGATTGCTTAGAAATTTTAGCCTCTGGTAAAGGCATTATTAACTTAGTTCGTTATTTTGCCGACCGTTATGAAGGCGATTCTAAATTGAAGCATCAAATTGATAATGGTGAAGATATTGGTGCGGAAGATATATTTTCGGAAGCGCAAAAAGGGGACTTCTTCGCTAATGAAGTGGTTGATCAATGGGCTAAATACATGGGGTTGGCTTGTTCGCATATTGCCAATGTGGTTAATCCTAAGTATATTATCTTAGGCGGTGGTGTTTCAGCGGCCGGACAATACCTGATTGATGTCATTAACCCCTATTTCAAAAAATATGTTTTCCCGCAAATTTACGAAACAACATCATTAAGATTAGCCTCTATTGGGAATGATGCAGGGGTTATTGGTGCTGCAAGATTAGTGGAAGAAGCATATAGTTAG
- a CDS encoding rhomboid family intramembrane serine protease, giving the protein MNRRFKRTNKPIEINRNMPYMTYLFLLICVAVYLYTLIRYRTTQNTLVLIATGAKVNELMVFGNEWWRLITAAFVHIGFEHILMNGISIYFIGSELEQIMGHWRFAILYLVSAIGGNILSFAFSPNVSAGASTALFGTFAAFLVLAYLYPNYRYLTVRARSFAMLLLINLIMGLFSTGIDYWGHIGGAIYGVLITFVLGLPQKNDFPKRYKAIALLVIIGISALLIWFGIQKVYANYR; this is encoded by the coding sequence ATGAATAGACGATTTAAACGAACGAATAAGCCGATTGAGATTAATCGTAACATGCCATATATGACTTATTTATTTTTATTAATCTGTGTAGCTGTATACTTATACACGCTTATTCGTTATCGAACGACACAAAATACCTTAGTATTAATCGCTACTGGGGCAAAAGTCAATGAATTAATGGTTTTTGGGAATGAATGGTGGCGATTAATTACGGCTGCCTTTGTCCATATAGGCTTTGAACATATTTTAATGAATGGTATTTCCATTTATTTTATTGGTAGTGAACTAGAACAAATTATGGGACACTGGCGTTTTGCGATTTTGTATCTTGTTTCAGCTATCGGAGGAAACATTTTATCCTTCGCTTTTAGTCCGAATGTATCTGCAGGTGCCAGCACCGCTTTGTTTGGTACGTTTGCGGCGTTTTTAGTTTTAGCTTATCTTTATCCAAATTATCGTTATTTAACGGTTCGAGCGAGATCTTTTGCTATGTTACTCTTAATTAATTTAATTATGGGGTTATTTAGTACAGGGATTGATTATTGGGGGCATATAGGGGGAGCGATTTATGGTGTTTTGATTACCTTTGTCTTAGGCTTACCTCAAAAAAATGATTTTCCTAAACGCTATAAGGCGATTGCTTTGTTAGTCATTATTGGTATTTCAGCTTTATTAATTTGGTTTGGTATTCAAAAAGTTTATGCTAATTATAGATAG
- the rpmG gene encoding 50S ribosomal protein L33: MRININLECTECGERNYLTNKNRRNNPDRIEAKKYCPRERKVTLHREVKK; this comes from the coding sequence ATGCGTATTAACATTAACTTAGAATGTACGGAATGTGGGGAACGTAATTATTTAACTAACAAAAATAGACGTAACAACCCTGACCGCATTGAAGCGAAAAAATATTGTCCACGAGAAAGAAAAGTCACTTTACATCGTGAAGTGAAAAAATAA
- the ndk gene encoding nucleoside-diphosphate kinase, protein MEETFAMLKPDAIERGLVGNIISRIENKGYKIIQMRTSHLTADLIKEHYQHHLGKAFYPKLEAFMMRDQVLFIHLSGPNCIEGMRLLAGATNPNEALPGSIRGDFAFDMTENLIHTSDSPETAQIELRRFALI, encoded by the coding sequence GTGGAAGAAACGTTTGCTATGTTGAAACCAGATGCTATTGAGCGAGGTTTGGTTGGAAATATTATTAGTCGTATCGAAAATAAAGGTTATAAAATAATTCAAATGCGAACCAGTCATTTAACGGCTGACTTAATTAAAGAGCATTATCAACATCATCTTGGAAAAGCCTTTTATCCAAAGCTAGAGGCTTTTATGATGCGTGACCAAGTGCTATTCATCCATCTTAGTGGACCTAATTGTATTGAAGGGATGCGCTTATTAGCAGGAGCTACGAATCCAAATGAAGCTTTACCAGGGTCAATTAGAGGCGATTTTGCCTTCGATATGACAGAAAATCTTATACATACATCAGATTCTCCAGAAACAGCCCAAATAGAATTAAGGCGCTTTGCTTTAATATAA
- a CDS encoding peptidoglycan D,D-transpeptidase FtsI family protein has protein sequence MKKKKQRSHIPRRLNLLFFIAFLCFAALFLRLGYLQLYSGEALNDMVQRTESTISTGAVPRGMIYDSNGRVLVGNNPELAILYTRDRDSQISSQDIIAVAKNLASLIEIPTQDLTERDMKDYFIIENTQLVNDRLTEEQLLLPGPQLYQAQLEAVTSNDLNYSAAEQKIIALFKRMNSAFALSTVTVKNQNVTQAEVARVSEQLHDLPGISIGTDWQRTYPAGEMLRSILGQVSTEQRGLPSENAQYLLSKGYAMNDRVGVSYLELQYEDALRGSKSVHNIVTDSTDDILSNQELFEGAKGDNLMLTIDTEFQAKIDQIAIDALENMTNRGYNDRVYIVVTNPQNGDILALTGKRFDYNENTDSYNYDVIIDDALGAINTSYGMGSSIKPAMVSIGYLEDVISIDDNIIVDEPLKFQASQEKTSVFNRTGQMPINDIQALQMSSNIYMIRMAMMIGGQYEYEEDGQLTIDENTLETLRNYFAEFGLGTQTGIDLPNESSGYSPESTQLVSALDLSYGQFDLYTPLQMAQYVSTIANGGIRYAPRLVKEIRGTDANGDLGDVKVSLDPKVMNVVQLEESEMARIHEGMLQVSHTNEGTARYYFQNYPIQVGSKTGTTEAFYSGPIQYVRNQPVTNATYVGFAPYDNPEIAISVVVPYLLEESWGRESTRIAHQVMNAYFEMQDDTKELIETYMETFVEPS, from the coding sequence TTGAAAAAGAAAAAGCAACGATCTCATATTCCTAGAAGATTGAATTTATTATTTTTTATTGCTTTTTTATGTTTTGCAGCATTATTTCTACGTTTAGGCTATCTTCAATTATATAGTGGAGAAGCATTAAATGATATGGTTCAAAGAACTGAATCAACTATTTCTACGGGTGCTGTTCCAAGAGGGATGATATATGACAGTAACGGAAGAGTGTTAGTTGGAAATAATCCCGAGTTAGCTATTTTATATACGCGTGATCGTGATTCACAAATTTCCTCACAGGATATTATAGCGGTTGCCAAAAACTTGGCATCATTAATTGAAATTCCGACTCAGGATTTAACTGAACGTGATATGAAAGATTATTTTATAATTGAAAATACACAATTAGTCAATGATCGTTTGACTGAAGAGCAATTGTTGTTGCCTGGACCACAGTTATATCAAGCGCAATTAGAAGCTGTCACATCCAATGACTTAAACTATTCGGCAGCCGAACAAAAAATCATTGCCTTATTTAAACGCATGAATAGTGCATTTGCTTTATCGACTGTCACGGTTAAAAATCAAAATGTTACCCAAGCAGAAGTCGCAAGGGTCAGTGAACAACTCCACGATTTACCTGGAATTTCAATTGGGACGGACTGGCAAAGAACTTATCCAGCCGGTGAAATGTTACGTTCCATCTTAGGCCAAGTATCAACTGAACAACGAGGTCTTCCAAGTGAAAATGCGCAATATTTATTAAGTAAAGGTTATGCTATGAACGATCGCGTAGGGGTATCTTATCTAGAATTACAATATGAAGATGCCTTAAGAGGGTCTAAATCAGTTCATAATATTGTGACGGATTCAACCGATGATATTTTGTCCAATCAAGAACTCTTTGAAGGGGCAAAAGGGGACAACCTGATGCTTACGATCGATACTGAATTTCAGGCTAAAATTGATCAAATTGCGATTGACGCACTAGAAAATATGACTAATCGTGGTTACAATGATCGTGTTTATATTGTTGTGACTAACCCACAAAATGGCGATATTTTAGCCTTAACGGGTAAACGATTTGATTATAATGAGAATACTGACTCTTACAATTATGATGTCATCATTGATGATGCCTTAGGGGCAATCAATACAAGTTATGGTATGGGATCAAGTATTAAGCCTGCGATGGTTAGTATTGGTTATTTAGAAGATGTTATTTCCATCGATGATAATATCATTGTTGATGAACCTTTAAAATTTCAAGCATCCCAAGAGAAAACATCTGTGTTTAATCGAACAGGCCAAATGCCTATCAATGACATACAAGCCTTGCAAATGTCATCGAATATCTACATGATTAGGATGGCGATGATGATTGGGGGTCAATATGAGTATGAAGAAGATGGGCAATTAACCATTGATGAGAATACCTTAGAAACTTTAAGAAATTATTTTGCTGAATTTGGACTTGGAACGCAAACTGGGATTGATTTACCAAACGAATCTTCAGGCTATAGCCCTGAAAGTACCCAGTTAGTTAGTGCGCTCGACTTATCGTATGGTCAGTTCGACCTATACACACCTTTACAAATGGCGCAGTATGTATCGACAATTGCCAATGGCGGCATACGATATGCACCGCGCTTAGTCAAAGAAATTCGTGGAACAGATGCAAATGGTGATCTAGGTGACGTTAAAGTTTCCTTAGATCCTAAAGTAATGAATGTGGTTCAATTAGAGGAAAGTGAAATGGCTCGTATTCACGAGGGGATGTTACAAGTTTCACATACAAACGAGGGGACAGCTAGATATTACTTCCAAAATTATCCTATTCAAGTTGGGTCAAAAACAGGAACAACGGAAGCCTTTTATTCAGGTCCTATCCAATATGTCCGCAACCAACCAGTTACGAACGCAACTTATGTTGGATTTGCACCTTATGATAATCCAGAAATTGCCATTTCGGTTGTAGTCCCATATTTATTAGAAGAATCTTGGGGTAGAGAAAGTACTCGGATTGCCCATCAAGTGATGAATGCTTATTTTGAAATGCAAGATGATACTAAAGAGTTAATTGAAACCTATATGGAAACTTTTGTCGAACCAAGTTAA
- a CDS encoding YfhO family protein, which yields MLLKVKPYIINILYLTVILVGLAWLFDFTPFGKETMLTVDLGQQYIDFYSLYRETLFNQPEMLLYSFQKAIGGEMVGLWAYYLMSPFNLIFLLFEEHQLAVAVTIITYLKIVAASLSFMYFARKKYQVNTTTSLIFSLSYALMSYVMVYLLNIMWLDGLVFLPLIALGLDKLVTLEKPYLYVVSLSLMLIANYYIGYMISLFLALYALFVIFEHYDFSQWKKAAIQYGRFILYSIIAVLISGISLIPTFVSLSSSKAEHMNFEFNLDVAHELNDIGSKLFIGSFNFDEMSSGSPNLYAGMLVLLLFVLYFTNRKIKWSEKLIAIIITTVFLFTYHYRVLDRIWHGGQFPIWYHFRFSFTHTFLIIVLALKAFKYQPKRYSAFTLISLMLGFAAYTFYYYFFTEYEFLDEMRLFVSLAFFLVLLLILQMEQLQPALRQIVLLAIVSCELFINGVLILNEMSYVDVSKFNDYTATLNEAVADLRHDNNDFYRINKTYMRTKDEAMFAHYNGLDHFGSTLDAVLPDLYGYLGLPEGNGFVTYTNGTLFTDDFFNIRYLIDVTDDSADHTATEEYVLFPQATDLDIQAHPVVQESDRYLVHENTSRLGLGMEVSSDIASEDISFIRHQPIRNQETLLSLIDFNGNDTPYFTSVPIEITNLDNVTITDEGDGDYFTYTPIDSDADATVEMQFSTTSNNPYYFSIPSQFDDENVALELNGERYRFYAPFRRRQLTNASYQTIQNNQTFTYRLLESELQANMVNLYEFDEERYNQMIASKQDNQLKVTEFSQNRIKGTINIQQEKAHVLFTIPYDQNWQITVDNEKVEPMSVLSGTLLAIPITQGNHNIELHYFPNSIWVGLAATIFGLAGVLAVSYVESKNKEKLAQLLNRIEVERPSIDENIEDPS from the coding sequence ATGTTATTAAAGGTTAAACCTTATATCATTAATATTTTATACCTCACCGTCATACTCGTTGGTCTAGCTTGGCTTTTTGATTTTACGCCTTTTGGAAAAGAAACGATGCTTACGGTCGATTTAGGTCAACAATATATTGATTTTTACAGTTTATATCGTGAAACCCTCTTTAATCAACCCGAAATGCTTTTATATTCATTCCAAAAAGCCATTGGTGGCGAAATGGTAGGCTTGTGGGCTTATTATTTAATGAGTCCATTTAACTTAATCTTTTTACTTTTTGAAGAACATCAACTGGCTGTAGCCGTCACCATCATTACCTATTTAAAAATAGTCGCTGCCAGTCTCTCATTCATGTATTTTGCACGTAAAAAATACCAAGTAAACACAACAACCAGTCTCATCTTTAGTCTATCTTATGCTTTAATGAGTTATGTGATGGTCTATTTACTCAATATCATGTGGTTAGACGGCTTAGTCTTCTTACCCTTAATTGCCCTTGGACTCGATAAGCTAGTAACCTTAGAAAAACCTTATCTATATGTCGTTTCACTTAGTTTAATGCTCATCGCCAATTATTATATTGGTTATATGATTTCCTTGTTTTTGGCTTTATATGCCCTTTTTGTCATCTTCGAGCATTATGACTTTAGCCAATGGAAAAAAGCTGCCATTCAATACGGGCGCTTTATCCTCTATTCAATTATAGCTGTTTTAATAAGTGGCATCAGTTTAATTCCAACATTTGTTTCTCTTTCATCAAGTAAAGCAGAGCATATGAATTTTGAATTCAATTTAGATGTTGCACACGAACTCAATGATATTGGGTCAAAATTATTCATTGGAAGTTTTAATTTTGATGAAATGTCTTCCGGATCACCTAATTTATATGCTGGTATGCTGGTCTTGTTATTGTTCGTTTTGTATTTTACCAATCGTAAAATTAAATGGTCTGAAAAATTAATTGCTATTATCATTACGACGGTGTTTTTATTTACTTATCATTATCGCGTCTTGGATCGTATTTGGCATGGCGGTCAATTCCCTATTTGGTATCACTTCCGCTTTTCATTTACGCATACTTTTTTAATCATCGTCTTAGCTTTAAAAGCTTTTAAATACCAACCTAAACGTTATTCCGCATTCACTTTAATTAGTTTAATGTTGGGTTTTGCTGCTTATACATTTTATTATTACTTTTTCACCGAATACGAATTTCTAGATGAAATGCGTTTGTTTGTTTCGTTGGCATTCTTTTTAGTCCTCTTATTAATTTTACAAATGGAGCAGCTTCAACCCGCTTTACGCCAAATCGTTTTGTTAGCCATTGTTTCGTGTGAGTTATTTATTAATGGGGTTTTAATTCTGAATGAAATGAGTTATGTGGATGTCAGCAAATTCAATGATTATACGGCAACCTTAAATGAAGCTGTCGCTGATTTAAGGCATGACAATAACGATTTTTATCGAATAAATAAAACCTACATGCGCACAAAAGACGAAGCCATGTTTGCCCATTATAATGGACTTGATCATTTTGGTTCAACTTTAGATGCAGTCCTGCCTGATTTATATGGCTATTTAGGCTTACCGGAAGGAAACGGCTTTGTCACTTATACAAACGGGACTTTATTTACCGATGATTTCTTTAATATCCGTTATTTAATTGATGTTACTGATGATTCAGCGGATCATACCGCAACCGAAGAATATGTGTTATTTCCACAAGCAACTGATTTGGATATTCAAGCGCATCCCGTTGTTCAAGAATCAGACCGTTACTTGGTTCATGAAAATACGAGTCGCCTTGGGTTAGGTATGGAAGTCTCTTCAGACATTGCCAGCGAAGACATTTCCTTTATTCGCCATCAACCGATTAGAAATCAGGAAACACTCTTGTCCCTGATCGATTTTAATGGCAATGATACGCCTTATTTCACAAGTGTACCCATTGAAATAACGAATTTAGATAATGTTACCATTACAGATGAAGGTGATGGCGATTACTTTACATACACACCTATCGATTCGGATGCAGACGCTACCGTTGAAATGCAGTTTAGTACAACATCCAACAATCCGTATTATTTTTCCATTCCAAGTCAATTCGATGATGAAAATGTTGCCTTAGAACTGAATGGCGAGCGCTATCGTTTTTATGCTCCTTTTAGACGTCGACAATTAACGAATGCGAGTTATCAAACCATTCAAAACAATCAAACATTTACCTATCGTTTATTAGAATCTGAATTACAGGCAAATATGGTTAACCTTTATGAATTTGATGAAGAACGCTATAATCAAATGATTGCTAGCAAGCAAGATAATCAACTCAAAGTAACCGAATTTTCGCAAAATCGCATTAAAGGAACGATTAATATCCAACAGGAAAAAGCCCATGTCTTATTTACAATTCCTTATGACCAAAACTGGCAAATTACGGTAGATAATGAAAAAGTTGAGCCTATGAGTGTTTTATCTGGCACCTTATTAGCCATACCAATTACACAAGGCAATCACAACATTGAACTGCACTATTTCCCAAATAGCATTTGGGTAGGCTTAGCAGCGACGATATTCGGTTTAGCTGGGGTGCTGGCAGTCTCATATGTCGAGAGCAAAAACAAAGAAAAATTAGCCCAATTATTAAATCGCATTGAAGTTGAACGACCTTCAATCGATGAAAACATTGAAGACCCCTCTTAA
- a CDS encoding DUF1189 family protein, with product MRQLFKLLFQALRNPRHYIETINMKWRTILILPLIATLVITMNLLVLTDTILEGFFSDISMATQYVPEYTIEEATLTLNEAEKPLYYQSDFFQLVIDDTIENRGIQMNIPIPNEKAAAISDDTPLNLFLFKNQAVAMIGGVHNILDYSNPLLSNDRLTSLMSSVNNQQFSILSAVFISYFVSATIFYWIQMFVIALLAGIFNMRLTQPLKYRTRLKLTVIISFVPLILIQIINSLFPTIQYSTYLLQIITLFIYYMALKDHSRFIRSLMEKFNIRKK from the coding sequence TTGAGACAATTATTTAAATTATTATTCCAAGCCTTAAGAAATCCACGTCATTATATCGAAACAATTAATATGAAATGGCGGACAATTCTGATATTACCCCTGATTGCAACCCTCGTTATTACCATGAATTTATTAGTCTTGACGGATACCATTTTAGAGGGGTTTTTCTCAGATATTTCAATGGCTACGCAATATGTGCCAGAATATACGATTGAAGAGGCTACTTTAACGCTTAATGAAGCCGAAAAACCACTCTATTACCAATCTGATTTTTTTCAATTAGTTATCGATGATACGATTGAAAACCGTGGGATTCAGATGAATATTCCCATTCCAAACGAAAAGGCTGCTGCTATTTCTGATGATACCCCTTTAAACTTGTTTTTGTTTAAAAACCAGGCGGTCGCTATGATTGGAGGCGTTCATAATATATTGGACTATTCCAATCCCTTATTGTCAAATGATCGTCTAACGAGTTTAATGAGTTCCGTTAATAATCAACAATTTTCAATACTTAGCGCTGTTTTTATCAGTTATTTCGTTAGTGCCACTATCTTTTATTGGATTCAGATGTTTGTCATCGCCTTATTAGCTGGGATATTTAATATGCGCTTAACGCAACCATTAAAGTACCGAACGCGGTTGAAACTAACGGTTATCATCTCTTTTGTCCCTTTGATATTGATTCAAATTATTAACAGTTTATTCCCTACCATCCAATATAGTACTTATTTACTTCAAATAATTACCTTATTCATCTATTATATGGCTCTTAAAGATCATTCACGTTTTATCCGGAGTCTCATGGAAAAATTTAATATACGTAAAAAATAG
- a CDS encoding DEAD/DEAH box helicase has protein sequence MTTIQQLAVDTYIIKALEALNFTELTPVQERVIPKVLDGKSLIVQSQTGSGKSHSFIVPIMQKINPKRNEVQAVITAPSRELATQLYQVAVQINQFAPSPIQIVNYIGGTDKARQIEKLHHQQPQLVIGTPGRIFDLMKENALWVQTANMMVIDEADMTLDLGFLTIVDEIASRLSKDLQLMAFSATIPQQLTVFLKKYMDQPETIIVETKEIIADTITNYLIQTRSRDRKEIIYQLLTIGHPYLALIFGNTTEYVDELSLYLKEKGLKVATIHGNIPPRERKKVMKQIRDLEFQYVVASDLAARGIDIPGVSMVINSEVPKELEFFVHRVGRTGRNQLEGTAYTLVTPDDDEAIAQLENKGIEFQTVDIVNNEIVEVTGRQQRKRRKEVTKEVDPTVQGMISRSKKQKVKPGYKKKLKYQISDHKRLEAKRTNRLEQRAQRRKKRDQHHPK, from the coding sequence ATGACGACTATCCAACAATTAGCTGTAGATACCTATATTATCAAAGCCCTTGAAGCTTTGAATTTTACCGAACTAACTCCCGTACAAGAAAGAGTTATCCCAAAAGTCTTAGATGGAAAAAGCTTAATTGTACAATCACAAACAGGTTCGGGGAAATCACATAGTTTTATCGTCCCTATTATGCAAAAGATTAATCCTAAACGTAACGAAGTTCAAGCGGTTATCACTGCGCCTAGTCGTGAATTAGCTACACAATTATACCAGGTTGCGGTGCAAATTAATCAATTTGCGCCATCGCCCATTCAAATTGTCAATTATATTGGTGGTACGGACAAAGCTCGCCAAATTGAAAAGTTGCACCATCAACAGCCCCAATTGGTGATTGGAACCCCTGGCCGTATTTTTGATTTGATGAAAGAAAATGCTTTATGGGTTCAAACAGCCAATATGATGGTTATTGATGAAGCTGATATGACCTTAGATTTAGGCTTTTTGACAATTGTCGATGAGATTGCTTCACGACTCAGTAAAGATTTACAATTGATGGCTTTTTCAGCCACGATTCCGCAACAGTTGACTGTTTTTCTTAAAAAATATATGGATCAACCTGAAACGATTATTGTAGAAACGAAAGAAATAATTGCAGATACCATTACCAATTATTTAATTCAAACCCGAAGTCGTGATCGCAAAGAAATTATTTATCAATTATTAACTATTGGGCATCCCTATTTAGCTTTAATATTTGGTAATACCACGGAATATGTGGATGAGTTAAGTTTGTATTTGAAGGAAAAGGGCTTAAAGGTTGCCACAATCCATGGGAATATTCCTCCCCGCGAACGAAAAAAAGTTATGAAGCAAATTCGGGATTTAGAGTTCCAATATGTTGTCGCTTCTGATTTGGCTGCGCGAGGAATTGATATTCCAGGTGTATCGATGGTTATTAATAGTGAAGTACCAAAAGAACTTGAGTTTTTCGTGCACCGAGTAGGTAGAACGGGCCGCAATCAATTAGAAGGAACCGCTTATACCTTAGTCACTCCAGATGATGATGAGGCAATTGCTCAGTTAGAAAATAAAGGCATCGAATTTCAAACGGTTGATATAGTTAACAATGAAATAGTTGAAGTAACCGGTAGACAACAAAGGAAAAGACGGAAAGAAGTCACTAAAGAAGTGGATCCAACCGTCCAAGGAATGATTAGCCGTAGCAAAAAACAAAAAGTCAAACCTGGCTATAAGAAAAAGTTAAAATATCAAATTTCGGACCATAAACGTTTAGAAGCCAAACGGACTAACCGTTTGGAACAAAGGGCTCAAAGACGTAAAAAACGAGACCAACATCACCCTAAATAA